A window of the Ipomoea triloba cultivar NCNSP0323 chromosome 14, ASM357664v1 genome harbors these coding sequences:
- the LOC116004555 gene encoding phosphatidylinositol 4-kinase alpha 1-like isoform X1: MESLIELCDLIADNPAQFQEKLTWLCRRCPPPEALLVGSPRVSRPQLNAVLAVARFLSKCSNCVDKWPKSLILAFYRSIFSSFNPSFWPQSLGIDSIASFFNDFLGYVSKASNLCPDFASDVSGFTGEIVIAAIGNVSGDVRISKVFLHAISLNFPPTIPSDADRLISTLLDRFEICIPGSPRELISNNSVATSAQSSPLSMGHERSSPGNDMSIASGSSSSLVTRIADDAGSSQSPKGIVMNGSSGPWRTNVDSLAANMGFNDGGGGSGAYRLAIAAFEEESLDSLEKREIAFKLIGHILDKTQVDLKLLEQVRSIAREQLLSMVAFLKIRKHDWSEQGQSLKVRINTKLSVYQAASKLQIKTVGTLDSDGKSSKRLLHGALALLIEAAEACLFSVWRKLRTCEDLFSSLLAGISQAAAARSGQLLRVLLIRFKPLVLATCAQADTWASSQGAMFESVLKTSSEIIEFGWKIDRSPVDTFIMGLATSIRERNDYREEQEKEKQAASAIQLNAIRLLADLNVKVNKAEVVDMILPLFIESLEEGDALVPGLLRLRLLDAVSHLASLGFEKSYREAIVLMTRSYLSKLSDIGSAESKTLVPEATTERIETLPAGFLLIASRLSNPKLRSDYRHRLLSLCSDVGLAAEAKSGRSGADFLGPLLPAVAEICSDFDPTVDVEPSLLKLFRNLWFYVALFGLAPPIQKNQGVSKPISTTLNSVGSMGTIALQAVSGPYMWNSQWSSAVQRISQGTPPLVVSSVKWLEDELELNALHNPGSRRGSGNEKAAVSQRTALSAALGGRLELSAMSTISGVKATYLLAVAFLEIIRFSSNGGILNVGPASTASCSAFSCVFEYLKSPNLMPAVSQCLTAIIYRAFETALGWMDDRTSETGQIAETRESTLSAHACFLIKNLSQRDEHVRDISVNLLNRLKDRYPQILWNSSCLDLLLFSAQNDPPATLVSDPAWVATIRSLYQKTVREWIIVSLSYAPCTTQGLLQEKLCKGNTWQKTQPTKDVVSLLSEIKIGTGKNDCWTGTKTANIPAVMAAAAAASGGNLALTEAFNLEVLSTGMVSATVKSNYAGEIAGMRRIYEGIGGLDSNLLTIGNGHNLDPPTFGSAAMVRDSPPKTYSFCELLLMRFVRLLQKFVNIAETGVEVDKSSFRETCSQATALLLSDMVNGSDSKSIESFAQLLRLLCWCPAYILTPDAMETGIFIWTWLVSAAPHLGPLILAELVDAWLWTVDTKRGLFASETRYSGPAAKLRPHLAPGEPELPPEKDPVEQIMAQRLWIGFFIDRFEVVRHNSIEQLLLLGRLLQGTTKLTWNFSHHPAASGTFFTLMLLGLKFCSCKSQGSLQNFRSGLQLLEDRIYRASLGWFSHLPEWYDMGNNNFALTEAHSVSAFVHHLLNEPVDTQLDMKGRGPENGSSFNNVKDQYHPVWGQIENYSVGREKRKQLLLMLCQHEADRLDVWAQPIVSKESISRPKISSEKLVEYAKTAFSVDPRIALSLASRFPTNNALKGEVTQLVQSHILEIRSVPEALPYFVTPKAVEENSSLLQQLPHWAACSITMALEFLTPPFKGHPRVMAYVLRVLESYPPDRVTFFMPQLVQALRYDEERLVEGYLLRAAHRSDVFAHILIWHLQGETCAPEAGKDASVKNNSFQTLLPVVRQRIIDGFNPKALDVFQREFDFFDKVTSISGVLFPLPKEERRAGIRRELEKIQVQGNDLYLPTAPTKLVRGIQVDSGIPLQSAAKVPIMITFNVVDRDGDENDIKPQACIFKVGDDCRQDVLALQVISLLKDIFAAVGLNLYLFPYGVLPTGPERGIIEVVPNTRSRSQMGETNDGGLYEIFQQDYGPVGSPSFEAARENFIISSAGYAVASLLLQPKDRHNGNLLFDNVGRLVHIDFGFILETSPGGNMRFESAHFKLSHEMTQLIDPSGVMKSESWYQFVSLCVKGYLAARRYMDEIINTVLLMIDSGLPCFSRGDPIGNLRKRFHPEMSEREAAMFMIRTCTDAYNKWTTAGYDLIQYLQQGIEK; encoded by the exons ATGGAGTCATTAATTGAGCTGTGCGATTTGATCGCGGACAATCCAGCTCAATTTCAGGAGAAACTGACGTGGTTGTGTCGCCGGTGTCCACCGCCGGAGGCACTGCTCGTGGGATCTCCTAGAGTTTCTAGGCCACAGCTCAATGCAGTCCTTGCGGTGGCTCGATTCCTCTCCAAATGCTCCAATTGCGTAGACAAATGGCCCAAATCGCTCATCCTAGCCTTTTATCGctctattttttcttctttcaaccCATCCTTTTGGCCGCAATCCCTTGGGATCGACTCGATTGCATCattctttaatgattttttGGGATATGTCTCAAAAGCCTCGAATCTTTGCCCAGATTTCGCTTCAGATGTTTCGGGGTTCACAGGCGAGATTGTGATAGCTGCAATAGGCAATGTAAGTGGAGATGTCAGAATTTCTAAGGTGTTCTTGCATGCCATATCTCTAAATTTCCCTCCTACCATTCCTTCTGACGCGGATAGGTTAATTTCCACTCTCCTTGATCGGTTTGAGATTTGCATTCCAGGCTCTCCGAGAGAGCTCATTTCGAACAACTCAGTAGCAACCTCAGCTCAGAGTTCACCTCTGAGTATGGGCCATGAGAGGTCGAGTCCTGGAAATGATATGAGCATTGCATCTGGATCATCCAGTAGTTTAGTTACTAGGATTGCAGATGACGCAGGCAGCTCACAGTCACCCAAGGGTATAGTGATGAATGGAAGTAGCGGTCCTTGGAGGACCAATGTGGACTCACTGGCAGCAAATATGGGTTTTAATGATGGTGGTGGAGGCAGTGGTGCCTATAGGCTAGCTATTGCTGCTTTTGAGGAGGAGTCCTTAGATAGCCTTGAGAAGCGAGAAATAGCTTTCAAATTGATAGGACACATATTGGACAAAACACAAGTTGATCTCAAACTTTTGGAGCAAGTGAGAAGTATTGCTAGGGAGCAACTACTGTCAATGGTGGCTTTTCTTAAg ATAAGGAAGCATGACTGGTCAGAACAAGGTCAGTCTCTGAAAGTTAGGATCAACACAAAGCTTTCAGTTTACCAAGCAGCTTCTAAGTTGCAGATTAAAACAGTTGGTACCCTTGATTCTGATGGGAAGTCATCAAAGCGATTGTTGCATGGAGCTCTTGCACTATTGATTGAGGCTGCTGAGGCATGCTTGTTCTCAGTGTGGCGGAAGTTGAGAACTTGTGAAGATCTGTTCAGCTCCTTGCTTGCTGGAATTTCTCAAGCTGCTGCTGCTCGCAGTGGCCAACTGCTTCGCGTTTTGCTAATTCGATTTAAACCTCTTGTCTTGGCTACATGTGCTCAG GCTGACACTTGGGCCAGCAGTCAAGGGGCCATGTTTGAAAGTGTTTTGAAGACTAGTTCTGAGATAATTGAATTTGGATGGAAAATAGATCGATCTCCTGTGGACACTTTCATTATGGGATTAGCTACAAGTATTCGGGAAAGAAATGACTATCGAGAAGAG CAAGAGAAGGAGAAACAGGCAGCTTCTGCTATTCAGTTGAATGCTATAAGGTTACTAGCTGACCTGAATGTCAAAGTTAACAAGGCTGAAGTGGTTGACATGATATTGCCATTgtttattgaaagtttagaagAGGGTGATGCTTTGGTGCCGGGATTGCTAAGACTCCGA CTTCTTGATGCTGTTTCTCATCTGGCAAGTTTAGGCTTTGAGAAGTCCTACCGTGAAGCTATTGTTCTGATGACTCGAAGTTACTTGAGTAAACTTTCTGATATTGGCTCAGCTGAAAGTAAAACCTTGGTTCCGGAAGCTACCACAGAACGCATTGAG ACACTTCCTGCTGGATTTCTTCTGATTGCCAGTAGACTCAGCAACCCTAAGTTGCGCTCAGATTACCGTCACCGGCTGTTGTCATTGTGTTCAGATGTGGGCTTGGCTGCTGAGGCAAAAAGTGGAAG GAGTGGAGCAGATTTTCTTGGGCCTCTACTTCCTGCTGTTGCCGAGATATGTTCAGATTTTGATCCCACTGTAGATGTTGAACCCTCACTTCTAAAGTTATTTAGAAATTTGTGGTTTTATGTTGCTCTCTTTGGGTTAGCTCCTCCGATACAGAAAAATCAAGGTGTGTCAAAGCCTATTTCCACTACTCTAAACAGTGTTGGGAGCATGGGAACAATCGCACTTCAAGCAGTAAGCGGGCCATATATGTGGAATTCTCAGTGGTCTTCTGCTGTCCAGCGCATCTCCCAGGGGACACCACCTCTT GTTGTGAGCTCTGTGAAATGGCTCGAAGATGAGTTGGAACTTAATGCTCTTCATAACCCAGGTAGCCGAAGGGGGAGTGGAAATGAAAAAGCTGCTGTAAGTCAGAGGACTGCTCTTTCTGCTGCATTAGGAGGACGCTTGGAGCTTTCTGCAATGAGCACAATTTCAG GTGTAAAGGCAACTTATCTACTTGCGGTAGCGTTTTTAGAGATCATACGATTCAGCAGCAATGGTGGCATCCTGAATGTGGGCCCTGCTTCAACTGCTTCTTGTAGTGCTTTCAGTTGTGTCTTTGAATACTTGAAAAGCCCTAATCTTATGCCAGCAGTTTCCCAGTGCTTGACAGCAATCATCTACAGGGCCTTTGAAACAGCATTAGGCTGGATG GATGATCGAACATCTGAGACTGGGCAGATTGCTGAGACTAGAGAATCTACTCTGTCTGCCCATGcttgttttctcattaaaaaCTTGTCTCAGAGGGATGAACATGTTCGGGATATCTCAGTCAATTTGTTGAATCGACTTAAAGATCGATACCCTCAG ATTCTGTGGAACTCTTCTTGTCTGGATTTGCTGCTATTTTCTGCACAGAATGATCCTCCTGCAACTCTTGTCAGTGACCCTGCATGGGTTGCAACCATCCGTTCTTTGTACCAGAAGACTGTTCGGGAATGGATAATTGTGTCACTATCATATGCTCCTTGCACTACTCAGGGCCTTCTTCAG GAAAAGCTATGCAAAGGAAACACCTGGCAAAAAACACAGCCAACTAAAGATGTTGTTTCTCTTCTATCTGAGATTAAGATTGGTACTGGTAAAAATGATTGTTGGACTGGCACAAAAACTGCAAATATTCCTGCTGTCATGGCTGCAGCTGCTGCAGCATCTGGAGGAAACTTAGCACTGACAGAGGCGTTTAATTTGGAGGTGCTAAGTACTGGAATGGTGAGTGCTACTGTAAAATCTAACTATGCTGGGGAGATAGCTGGAATGAGAAGGATATATGAGGGCATTGGTGGGCTTGATTCTAATCTCCTAACGATAGGAAATGGGCATAATCTTGATCCTCCAACCTTTGGATCTGCAGCTATGGTTCGAGATTCACCTCCCAAAACTTACTCTTTTTGTGAGTTATTACTTATGAGGTTTGTGCGTCTACTTCAGAAGTTTGTTAACATAGCAGAGACAGGTGTAGAGGTAGATAAATCTTCATTTCGTGAAACATGTTCTCAAGCTACTGCTTTACTTCTTTCAGATATGGTAAAT GGTTCAGATTCAAAATCTATTGAGAGCTTTGCACAGCTTCTTCGTCTCCTTTGCTGGTGCCCAGCTTACATTTTAACCCCTGATGCAATGGAGACTGGTATATTTATTTGGACATGGTTGGTTTCAGCAGCTCCTCATCTGGGTCCTCTTATCCTTGCTGAACTCGTTGATGCATGGTTGTGGACGGTTGACACGAAAAGAGGTCTTTTTGCATCTGAGACACGGTATTCTGGGCCCGCTGCTAAGTTAAGGCCTCACCTGGCTCCTGGGGAGCCAGAATTACCACCAGAAAAGGACCCTGTTGAACAGATAATGGCCCAGAGACTTTGGATTGGATTTTTTATTGATCGCTTTGAG GTGGTTCGCCATAATAGTATTGAACAGCTTTTACTACTAGGTCGATTGTTACAAGGAACCACAAAGCTCACTTGGAACTTTTCCCACCACCCAGCTGCTTCTGGAACCTTTTTCACCCTCATGCTATTAGGGCTAAAATTTTGCTCTTGTAAGTCACAGGGTAGTCTACAGAACTTCAGGAGTGGGCTGCAGCTACTGGAAGACAGGATTtacag GGCTTCATTGGGCTGGTTTTCCCATCTACCTGAATGGTATGACATGGGTAATAACAATTTTGCCTTGACTGAGGCTCACTCTGTTTCTGCATTTGTTCATCATCTTTTGAATGAGCCAGTGGATACTCAACTTGATATGAAGGGACGGGGACCTGAAAATGGAAGCTCTTTCAACAATGTG AAAGACCAGTATCACCCTGTATGGGGCCAAATTGAGAACTACAGTGTTGGAAGAGAGAAGCGGAAGCAGTTACTTCTGATGCTATGCCAGCATGAGGCTGATAGGCTTGATGTTTGGGCACAACCAATTGTTTCCAA AGAAAGCATTTCACGGCCAAAAATTAGCTCAGAGAAATTGGTTGAATATGCTAAGACTGCCTTCTCTGTTGATCCTCGGATAGCTTTATCGCTTGCATCAAGGTTTCCCACAAATAATGCTCTCAAAGGTGAAGTGACCCAGTTGGTTCAG TCACACATACTAGAGATTCGCAGTGTACCTGAAGCTTTGCCGTACTTTGTTACTCCTAAGGCTGTTGAAGAAAATTCATCACTTTTGCAACAATTGCCACACTGGGCTGCATGTTCGATCACAATGGCTTTGGAGTTCCTTACACCACCATTTAAGGGTCATCCTCGCGTGATGGCCTATGTTCTAAGGGTGTTGGAATCTTATCCTCCAGATCGTGTGACTTTCTTCATGCCTCAGCTGGTGCAGGCTTTAAGATATGATGAAGAG AGGTTGGTAGAAGGATACTTACTTAGAGCTGCTCATAGGAGTGATGTATTTGCCCATATTCTGATATGGCATTTACAG GGAGAGACCTGTGCACCAGAAGCAGGGAAGGATGCTTCTGTCAAG AACAACTCGTTTCAGACTCTCTTGCCTGTGGTTCGGCAACGTATAATTGATGGCTTCAATCCTAAAGCACTTGATGTGTTTCAAAGAGAATTTGATTTCTTTGACAAGGTCACATCTATATCGGGTGTTCTCTTTCCACTTCCAAAGGAGGAAAGACGAGCTGGAATTCGTAG GGAACTAGAGAAAATTCAGGTGCAAGGAAATGACCTTTATCTACCCACTGCTCCAACTAAACTTGTCAGAGGTATTCAAGTTGATAGTGGAATTCCCTTACAATCAGCTGCCAAGGTTCCTATCATGATTACATTTAACGTGGTGGATCGAGATGGGGATGAAAATGATATAAAGCCTCAGGCATGCATATTCAAG GTTGGAGATGATTGTCGGCAAGATGTTCTTGCTCTACAAGTCATTTCACTTCTGAAGGATATATTTGCAGCTGTTGGGCTTAACCTTTATCTGTTTCCATATGGAGTTCTTCCAACTGGCCCAGAAAGAGGAATAATTGAG GTTGTACCTAACACCAGGAGCCGAAGTCAAATGGGTGAGACAAATGATGGTGGTTTGTATGAGATTTTTCAACAGGACTATGGACCTGTTGGTTCTCCCAGTTTTGAAGCTGCTCGCGAGAACTTCATCATTAGTAGTGCTGGTTATGCAGTCGCTAGCCTTTTGCTTCAACCAAAGGATAGACATAATGGGAACCTTCTATTTGACAA TGTTGGTAGGCTTGTTCATATTGATTTTGGTTTTATCCTGGAGACATCACCTGGTGGGAATATGCGATTTGAGAGTGCTCACTTCAAGCTGAGTCATGAGATGACTCAACTAATTGATCCATCCGGAGTAATGAAAAGTGAGAGTTGGTATCAGTTTGTGAG CTTGTGTGTGAAGGGTTATCTTGCCGCTCGCCGCTACATGGATGAGATTATCAATACAGTCTTATTGATGATAGATAGTGGGTTGCCTTGCTTCAGCAGGGGCGATCCTATAGGAAATCTTCGTAAAAGATTTCACCCTGAAATGAGTGAGCGTGAGGCAGCCATGTTTATGATTCGTACATGCACCGATGCATATAACAAATGGACTACAGCCGGATATGATTTGATACAGTATTTGCAGCAGGGTATTGAAAAATGA